A genome region from Schistocerca americana isolate TAMUIC-IGC-003095 chromosome 1, iqSchAmer2.1, whole genome shotgun sequence includes the following:
- the LOC124622460 gene encoding uncharacterized protein LOC124622460 encodes MAALLLLALLAMAGHASPQPHAGCLVDVNKSKMPYPQPLLLKPGGSKDVHGFVTPDSSGKILLRQNQQIIVACPDNALVVTKQPLATATCFSGTTFTIGGTAYNFSDLRCVSQPKPSERNPAKTCGSRSQYQEIQLGFQVGPDFYTLIDACFDARSYSTVYDHFTMVREIGGSQAGFPRPDWLNGTFFPNIDMDNQYRRTTQIDTVGKLLEDPNLGSRYISLTTDYFLSKGHLTAKSDFSLGAQEYVTFFYMNAAPQWQTFNGGNWKTMEDNVHSYVATNLVELQIYTGTHGITTLPNKRNAETELYLYTNGTNYIPVPKLFWKILYRKDTKAAVVFLGVNNPYIKNPGSDYFICKDVCTKISWLTWKANNQKMGYSYCCEYADFKRVVVDAPNLTVNSLLT; translated from the exons ATGGCCGCTCTGCTGCTGCTGGCTCTTCTCGCCATGGCTGGCCACGCCTCCCCGCAGCCCCACGCAG GCTGTTTGGTGGACGTAAACAAATCCAAGATGCCCTACCCTCAGCCGCTGCTGCTGAAGCCCGGCGGAAGCAAAGACGTGCACGGCTTCGTCACGCCGGACTCCTCGGGGAAAATATTGCTCAGGCAGAACCAGCAGATCATCGTCGCGTGTCCCGACAACGCCCTCGTGGTGACGAAACAGCCGCTGGCGACAGCCACCTGCTTCTCCGGCACCACCTTCACCATCGGCGGTACGGCCTACAACTTCAGTGATCTCCGATGCGTGTCCCAGCCGAAACCATCGGAGAGGAATCCGGCCAAAACGTGCGGCAGCAGAAGTCAGTATCAGGAGATCCAGCTAGGCTTCCAGGTCGGCCCCGACTTCTACACGCTCATCGACGCCTGCTTCGACGCTCGCTCCTACAGCACggtgtacgaccacttcacgatgGTCCGCGAAATAGGGGGCAGCCAGGCCGGTTTCCCCCGGCCCGACTGGTTGAATGGCACCTTCTTCCCCAACATTGACATGGATAATCAATACAGAAGGACCACGCAGATCGACACGGTCGGAAAACTGCTGGAGGACCCTAACTTGGGGTCCAGGTACATTTCTCTAACGACCGACTACTTCCTTTCCAAAGGACACCTCACTGCTAAGTCTGATTTCAGCCTTGGCGCGCAGGAATACGTCACATTCTTCTACATGAATGCTGCACCGCAGTGGCAAACATTCAATGGTGGCAACTGGAAAACCATGGAGGACAATGTACATTCCTATGTTGCAACAAACCTCGTCGAGCTGCAAATCTACACGGGTACGCACGGAATCACAACGCTGCCCAACAAGAGAAATGCCGAGACGGAGTTGTACCTTTATACTAACGGCACAAACTACATTCCAGTGCCGAAGCTCTTTTGGAAGATTCTGTATAGAAAGGATACTAAGGCAGCTGTAGTGTTCCTAGGTGTAAACAACCCGTACATTAAGAACCCTGGCTCTGACTACTTCATCTGCAAAGACGTATGCACCAAGATCAGCTGGTTAACTTGGAAGGCCAATAACCAGAAGATGGGCTACTCGTACTGCTGCGAATATGCAGACTTCAAGAGAGTCGTGGTCGACGCGCCCAACCTCACCGTTAACTCTCTGCTTACCTAA